Genomic window (Oenanthe melanoleuca isolate GR-GAL-2019-014 chromosome 1A, OMel1.0, whole genome shotgun sequence):
ATTGACTGCTCTCAGGAAAGTGGGAATCAAGCCTAGATAGTGTACAAAATCCAAAGGGGGTgttaaaaagcagcagcatgagaagtacaatgaaaaaaaaaacaaaccaaaacatttaCAACTGTGTCAGGAAGTGTTGatctccagctgcaggacagcctCTTCAGCTTTAGTTTAGCTGTGCTGCTCCAAGATGAGCTTGACTCTCCATCTAAGGGCTCTGTAAGCTTTGGAGGAAGCCACCTGTAAGGAAAAGCCATAAGACCATGTGTGTCCTCCTATggaggctgccagcagcaggtgaccAGAGAAGACTGAACAGGGCACATACCCTGGGGATGCCCTGTGTGCTACACACACACTGTACTGTACACCAGCATTAAACTTGCCTGCTCTACGTGCCAGGGGTTTCCTGCACCAGGAAACTGTTTAGTAGCCTTGAATGAGAGTTTCCATTCCACAACCACGTGCACGTGGTGTAGGCAAACGTGCTGAGGCAAGAGGCCAACCTGGGGGCAGGATGGATTTGCCAAAGGGAACTGGAGAATCAGGACACTGGTTAAACATTAAAAGCTgtgatctctgctccccagcagtTCCTGCCTAATTAAACAGCTCTCACACAGCAatgtgagcagctctgcagggcccaTGATGTGCAGAACTGCACTTGCTGACTCCCAACTGGCTAAATCCCTAGCTCTGAACTCCTCCTTGGTTTTCCAGCATAGGCTGTTGGTGTCCTGTGATAGCTCAGGACACCTGTGAaaccccagccctcccagaaAGTTTTGGGCATGTCCCATCCACCATGCAGTTGTTGATTCTGTAGCTACTGCTGTCAGGACAGAcagacccagccctgcacagagcagtcACTTGGGCTTGGAGTGTTTCTGGGGGTGTGCTTGCACTTTGCTGCATGTGGGGATCCCTGGTGCCAATTGCCAGGAGACTCAGAACTCACCTGTCTGCCTGGAGACAGATTTcaggctgcaggtgccagcaggCAGCTTGCAGGTGTagagccccaggcagcccccaCAGTCAGAGGGcttctggcagggctgggactggatgCTGTGGCAGGagtgctgcagggagaaggaaagtgGTGGCTGCAATTCCCatggcagccaggagcagcccagtgACAGCTGCAtcatcactgcagcagcagcacaagcagctcACCAGGGTCTagagcagcagcttcactgcaaggagctggagaagctgggGCCCAAGAAAGTGCTTCCAGGGGCAGTTCATTATTGTTTTTGGCTGGAAACCCTCTAAGCTGACCCCCACAGCCACAACACACCCTCCAGTGCCCCTGCTCTTTTGCTGTGGTGGCATCTGGCACAGTGTCACCCAGCACTTTGTGGTTAAGGCAAGGTCTACTTGTGCCACCAAAGTGCAATTTGGGTTTGATAAAGGAGAAGTTGGTTGTGTGTgggatgctgtgctgagcagatttcccccagggcagtgctgagaggAGCTGTGCCCATTGCAGAGCTTGGAGAGCTCTGTCAGCGCTGCGGGGAGTGAACACGAGATTTtggagagcaggggctgggctggggcaggactGAGGCAGCACATGGGGACAACTGCAGCCAGACCTGCACTgtcctcctgagctgctcccctgagctgctccccacCTGCACCCACAGCCACCCACTCTGCTCTGAGCCTTGCCAGGTACCAGCTGCatctggggctctgggggtgccacCTTGGGACTGGCACCTTCACGTGCATCTGATGTTTGCAGGATCACAgatgctcagcagctgctcctgctgtccccagccctgtctgaCCCTGCCTGCTCACCCCAGGCACCCTGCACCCAGCACACCCCCTGCTGCCCCGGGGCAGGCTGTGCTTACCGTGTCGCTGTTGAATTTCCCGAAGTCACTCAGCTGGTGGCTCAGCCTCGCTGTCCTGCTGCGggagggctgccctgggagcctccAGGGCTTGCCAGGGGGCAGCtgctcccccctgccctgcagggctttgGCCATGGCCTTGGAGGATCTGGAGCCGGGCTGTGCCTCTCTCATCGCTTTCCATGCCTTGGCCAGAGCGTGGCTCCtctctgagccctgcccaggcagcttGTCCCCTCCATCTCCAGGTGGCCAAGGGGCTTCTCCAgggcccccagcccctgcctgcctctCCAGGTTGCTGGCCTGGAGCCCCAGTGCCCCAgatgggcagagcagcaccaggaggagaGTGGTGACTGTCAGTGCCTGGACATTCATCCTCAGGTCCTGCCTTTGCTCAGGTCCTCCTGCCTGGACAAGGCTGCTGGAGTCAGTAGCAGAGgtgaaagctgctttttccccctGACTCTGGATCCAGGCAAGGTAATTTTTATAGTGCAGGGACATAGCCTGGGGGCACAGCCCTCTTCCCCCgcccctgctgtgtcccaccTCCCAGCCTGTGAGCAAACCCAGCTGCTTACCTGGGCCCCAATCCCcctcccttgtgttcccaaaCATCCCAGCACCCTCCTAACAcagccaccctgtccctgctcgGGTACACACGTGGGTGCCTGGCATCTGAGCACAGAATCCTTCAGCTGAAGCACAGCTGCAAGCAGTGTCTTGGTAAAGGGAGAGCTGATGGTAAATGTTTGTGTGTCTGATGGAAAGGTGGTGGGCtcagagggaaggagctgctaAGAGCCTGGTGGAAGTAGTCTCAGGTAGAGGAAAGCACCCAGTTAATGCCTCCATCCATTGCAGTGGGAGCTCACTTGTTAAACAGCAGAGCCCACCCAGGACAGTGGTGTTAGAGCTGCCCTGATCAAGCTTTTGACCTCAGTGCTGTGTCACACACCAGGGAtctgctgctcagccaaggGGCCTCCCTGACAGTAGTCTCTGGGTGAAATGGAGAGTGAGTCTGTGCTCCAGGTTTACTCCAGGTTCAAGAACCATCCAGCACCAAGACCCAACTCTACTAGAAATCAGTTTTAATGAGTTTCAGTGTTCACTGATCTGTTGGCACCCACAGTTGCATCCTGTGCACATTACATGCTGAGAGAGGGAAGGTGACTTTTCCTCATTGCTTCCACGGGAGATGCTTTGTCTCCCTCTGATCTCTCTCACTTCAGACTTGATACTTGGGACtgaagaaggaaggaaaccCCAAGTTCAGAGGAAAGCATGTGGAACAAGGGGCTGTCATCTTTTAAAGGCCACCAGCTGACCCCTGGTCACTCTTCTTTACTTCGTCTTGCCTACTTTCTCCAGGGGCATTGGACTTGAGAGCACAAAGGTGTGGTGTGTGCTGGCAGGCTTGGGAAGATGGATGAGTTATCCTACAGTGTCACATTCCTGCCAGCTGCACCCCACCACAGGGTGTGATCCATGGGACCTCTTGGATAGCAAAGAGTAATCAGCAAGAGCAGAGGTTGCTGCTGGGCCCAGCTGAAGGGACTGAAGATCCAGGAATCAATGACAGAGGAGCTACTGTGATAATGGACAACAGTGACATAAGGAGGGAAAAACATTCCCTCAGTAGAAAATCTAGAAGGCTTGGAGGTCAGAAAATCAGGAGGTCTGAAAGACCAGAAACCAGCTTTTCATTCCACAGAAGTTCCCTGGGTTGGGGCCTCCTTTCCTGAGGATTTACTCCGGACCAAAGCAGATGACTGTTCTCAAAGCTCAAAACACAGCCCAGTTCCTGAAAATAGGAATGCTGTGAGTGCAGTGAGGTGACAGATGAGAAAGCCACCGTGTCCTAGTCCATATTCCATAACTTCACCTCtggccagctcctgctctggacTTGCTGCTGGCTGACACTGGAAGTGCTGATTTCTGGGGAAATGGGCTCATAGGAACGGAGAGAcaggctggcagccagcagacCCATCCTCACACACGTGCCTGTGTCGTGTCCAGCAAGCATCCCTGCAAGGATTCCTGCCATTAAGCTGTGGAGGGAGAGAAAGGTGGTTGTGAGCATGGGGGGAACAGCTTTGAACCCAGGAATGTGGCTGTTCATTTTCAAGAGCTTTCATTTGGATCCCAACCAGCATTTACAGCAGAATATGAATATGACAGAATATGTCACACAGGAAGGCTGAGGTTACAGTGAatgggttttgctttttctatCTCTATTTTTAAAGTACTAAATAGTGtcctttatttgcattttttcttcccatttgaGAAGCTGAGGTACTTCCTTTTGTTCCACGTTTTCTATTCCCTTTGGTTTTCCAGGTgaggcaggagaaaagaaaggagccTAGGAAGGGAAGAATCAAATTTTCCCCTGCTCTCCAGTTGTTTTGTCACTTCTCTGCTCTTTGTTGGTGCCTCATTATGTCCCTGTTATATTGGTGCCTCCCCTCCCCAAAGGGTTGGATGGGGTGAGAGATAAAGTTTCTGTATCTATGTGAGAGGGACAACAGGCACAGCTagggaaaagaaatccaaagCTGAAATTACATTGGAAAGTCAGATTTTTGGGAAGCATTTGCTGTGGTTTTTCATTTGAGATTTCCCAGTAAAAGTGATGTGAGTGCAATGTTTGGGATAGATTGGGAGCAACTACTCTATTCACAGCAATGTTCAGAAACCAGGAGAGGacaaaggagaagggaaagagaacaGAGAAGACAATCACATTTTAGAGGAAGAAGCAAGGACAGGAAAATATGACGGCAGGGAGGATTAATAAGCACATCTATGGGGAAGGTAAAAGGAGCCCTTATTGTGCACTCCACCTAATTATATCAATTATATCTTTTTATCCATAACAAAGGCACAGAAGATTATGACTTCCACAGAGTGTTCAATCTCTCAACAGCCCTGGGAGTTGAGAGTAAATATTTGGGGGAGCATCCCCTAGCAATGCCATGTGTGGGCTTGTGGTGTTAGGTTGTCATGGGAGCTGGGGGCAAGGAGCAAACAGACACTGCACACAGGCTCAGatctctggagctgcacagcagccacagggtGGAGGGGAGCCATGAAGTGCCCCTGGGTCACTGCTCCTGCACTGACCAGTGCTTCTAAAGTGTGAAGGTTGGAAAGacatttaattacattttagatattaggaaaaagttatTTACAATGAAATGGTGAAACATGTTTGCTCACAGAGGTGGTGGATACCTCATCCctggctggatggggctctgagcaacctgatctagttgaagatgtccctgctcattgcagaaGGGTTCAAACTAGATGAACACTGAAGGTCcattccaaaccaaaccattttgtgTTTCTAAAGTCCTTTTAACATGCCACCAGGCTGGGCTTGGGACACATAACCAGTTTATATGCTGTGGAGATGGCTTGTATGGCACTGCAGTGTCCTGGCATTTCTCCTGGCATTTCTGGCACTCTTCCTCTGTAGAGCAGGGATTTCCAGAGTTCAGGAGAGCAGTTGGAGTTATTAGGAACAAAAACCCTGGATGAACAAGGGGACTATGAAAATTCTCCCACATGGCCTTGGGGACTCTGGGGAGAGAAATCTGCAGACCAATGTTATTCAGGAATGGGAGCAGTAATGGGCCCCAAGCTTTCAGATAGgtttggaaggaaaaacaagcttCCAGCTCCCCAGTGTAACTCAGTGGAGGTGGTTGGCAGTGGCACATTTTATCTCACCTTTGGTCTTCCCTTGAATTTTAGAAAGGGAAAGCAACCCCTAAGGAAGATGTTTTCTTCACATTAGCCTCTAGAAAAAAACCTTGTCCTGCAGTAAGGAGCACTTGTGTTTGTACTTTGTGAGCAGATGGTGCAGAGGGGAGGCTGTGGGACACCTGCCCGAGGCAGTGAGCAAAGCTGAGCTTTCCTTAGGTCAGACTGACCCCACgaggctcctccagcccctaTTCCTCTGCTGTTATTGCACCTATTGCTCCAAACAACCATTTGGTCTTATTTGGAGGAGACCAGCTTGCTGTTGCAGTCAGCTCACCTCAGAGCTGATCTGGGACACAAACAGCACATCCTGGTGTTAAGTGGGCTCACCAGCTTGGCAACAAGTTATTGATTGATTTTAAGCAAAACACTGAGGACTCtctatgtttaaaaaaaaaaccaaaccacaaaaacctTTTCATTCTGCACACTgatcagagaaaaaagaagtgttCCTGTGTTGAGTTATTGCTAGGTAAGagtagaaaaggaaaaggaaatatctgTCACATACAGACTTTTGGTGTAGCCCAAGGTAATGAAAGGACAGAATCAATTACTgcaagcaagaagaaaaaaaccaacctgacTGCTACATATAGTTTGTCAAGTTAACAAGGagcataataaaatattactcTGACAGACTGAGAATTGATCACTGGGGCTAGGAATAATAGCTGTCATTTCCCACTTCTATGTATGGCATTGTGGGAACAGCCAGGCGAATTATACAGCAGACTCTTTTGAAGCAAGAGCTTCAAAATTGCCAGAGGCAAATGCAGAACCTGATGAAGTGCTTTTACAGGGCCATTTTAGCTCTTGAGTGGCAGCTCCACTTCCATTGGAGAAGTGTGGAAGTAAGGCAGTTAGTTAGTAAGACAGCTTTGATGTAAGGTGGTTTACTCTGCTTTTAGCAGCTCAGTCTGGAGTAATTCAGAATTCTTAGATTGCCAGGAAAGGCTTGGATcttgaagaaaagcaaaactaatAGTGGCAAGCCTGGCTTCCAAGATGCTTGGGGGGACATTTTTAGCGAGCTTTGCAAGGACTCAGTGTAACCAGCCCTGTTCTCACATTCCTTAGTGTCTCTTCCTCAAGCAGCAGTTGCTTTTCCAGTGGAATTTCAAAGGAATCTGATTATGGCTCTTTCACATGCAGCTGGAGAGGACAAAGCAGCAGGGATGTACCTGTCACCAGCTCCTGAGACGTTGACTATCTCCTCCCTGCTGATGGGGATGGCAGGGTAgtgggcagcacagagcctggcagcagcagcctgtaggggcagggaagggaaggggaaattAGTGGGAATTGCCCGAGCTGGTAAAGCCTGATGCACCTGATGCCGGATCCTcatggatggaaaaaaaaaaaaaaaaaaaaaaaaaaaaaaaaaaaaaaaaaaaaaaaaaaaaaaaaaaaaaaaaaaaaggcaataattttttttcacacttcGATCATTTAAATGAAGCTTCCTGCAAATGAAGCTCGAGCTCATGAATATTCACACCAGCACATTTAATTCTAGCTGACTCCAAACACTGCTGCTAGGAGCCAGCAGCATAGGGACAGACAActtgattttctttcagagctgtgtgttccaccccccaaaaacacaaacattttccagcagtgatgctgtgcttCCCAGGACTGCTGCCATGCCACCAGAAATAGCAACAGTGCCATATGGTGCAAGGAAGAAGCAGCTGAGAGCTCAGAGTTGGTTCTGCATGCCCTTACCTGCTCAGGAGCTCCTGGATAAAGGGAGATGCTCCCTCCCAGGCTCTTCCCACACAGGAGGACACCATGAGCACCGAGGGTCACcagcacacagtgcaggtgggcCAGCAAAGGGCAGGCCAGAGCCACTGCAGCCTGGATAACATCCTCCAGCCTGGAAGGCAGCTCttgagagagaggagagggaaaaatgggcTCTGAATGCAAAGGTCCTCAACCAGCCTTTCTGTGAACACTTCTACTACTATTTGTGGTAGCCACCATAACCACCAGAAATGAGGTTGAAATGTGGTtggtaacttttttttctttatgttatGGGAAACAGGGAATTCTCCAGAGTGAGACTTCCACACTGTGCTTTTGTGCTGAGGAACCCCACTCTCAATGTCTGTAGAGAACAAAAGGCTGTCTTGAAGCATGGCTCCCTCATTTCAGTGCTGTTGGATTTCCATCTGCATTTGGTGGGGTGTTCTGCTGGGACAGGTGTCCTCTGAGCATCATACTTCAGGGACACATTGACAAAACAGGTATTACTCCTGTTTAGGTGATGAAGTGAGCCAAATGGGGTCTCTGGCTTTGGTCAAGGAgccatcccagggctgctgtggtcTCTGACAGGTTGTCAGTCCATGCAGAGATGGCAGTAAGGTGCAAAATACCACGAGCACTTATGAATCCCCACTATGTTATAACCCAATTTACCTGTatcagaggctggagcagaaaaTGCTCTTCTCCAGGATCTAGGTTATCTAACAGTCTGGCTGGCCCTTCTGAGTATTGATTACCTGCTGGCAGAGGGTTCCCCAGGGTCCGGTTTATTGCTCTCAGCTCTTGCAGGTTGGGGGAAATGAATGTGAGTGCTTTCCAGCTGTCTGACAGGAATGGCTTAGAGGCTTTGTTCACATCTGTTGGCTCATAGCACACttcaaaacaacaaagcaattgttagttaattaattaattaattaattcatctCTGTGTCAGAGCAGGAGTTGCACCTTTAAATTATTTCCCCCAAACCTGGGACAAGGTCTCCCAAGGTTTCCTTCTCAGTGTTCAGAAATGAGGCAGCTGCTTCTGGCTCTGGATGATACAACCAGACCCCACTTTTGTTACTCCAATTAGCTGGTTTTGGAGCCTCTGCCAGGTTTTTAGATCACTGTGTCCTTCTTTGggatttgcttttaaaatggaagGTTTAGGAACCCTTCTGAAAGGTCCCCATTTATTTTATGGGAATGGGAGAGAATTCCTCTCAAAAGATGCTTTAGCACTTTTTCTGAGCAGCAAGCTATATTGCTGCTCAAACTGGCAGAAGTGCTCAAATTGCCACTCACATTGAGATTTAAAggctcagagagcagcactcCCTGCCCTTCTGGCAGTGCTCAAGGGCTATACCAACTCTGCCTCAGGAAATGTGGTTCAGcagcaaaaagaggaaaactccaaagaaatctgaaatgttttatcCATTTGGAGCAGAGTGGCAGAGTAGAGCAAGAGGTGCTGAATAACCTGGCATGTCAGACAGTAAGGGGGTGtctcagcaggcagcagggataTGCCTGGGCTCTCTTGGCACACATGCTGTGAAGCTCTCCTTACCTGCTAGCTGGTGCTCTCTAGCTAGCTGGCAGACATACTGAATAGTGGAGAGAGGCAGATTTCCATCCATGCAAACAAGTGGGGCCTGACACAGCTTCTCCTTGAACTGGGACACCTGGTTGAAATCCAGGACACAAAAGGAGAGACAGCCTGAGTCATTGCAGAGGGACAAAACCATTGCTAGTCAGACCTGATGCAGGATTTGGACTTGTATTCCAGCCTTTAGGTGCAGGCAGGAACCTAAAAGAGTGATTCCCtaaggaaaatggatttttccatttgcttcatcctccccttctccttcccctgctcctggccaTGAAGAGGTGGACTCAACTCCAGCAGAGAAGGAgaactgctgctcctcactggaccactgcagggaaatggaatGCTGCTGCATATTTCTCACTATGTGTGTCATTTGGATGTCCtctctgcaggtttttcagCAGAGTGTTTTATCCTGGCCCACTCCACCCACAGGGATGGGGTACATGGATGGGGTACATGGAGCAgtggagcagagagctgctgttccCTCCTTTGGCTCACTGGGGTTGCACAGCCACTTGCTGGGGTGCCAGGCCAGTGCTCTGGGCAGTGGAGCAGCATCCCCCCGTgtctctgccagccctggtggAAAGAGGGGCTGTCAAAATGCACTTTGCAGCACAAGACTGGCTCAGAATTTCCACTGATCACTTTGGAAAGCTCAGGAGAATTAAACCCTCATGTAATGGTTTTCTGTGCCAAGGCCTGGGGGAggcagggtggggatggaagTGGGAGTAATGACCAGACTTTTCCCTAGGAAGGCTCCATCTCATGGAGATGCCACTGGTAAGTAAATTGCACTTAACTTCCATGTTGCTGTCAGTCATGAAGCACAGGCTTTTGTTCTGTCAATAAAAGGTTGGGTAGGAAAGGAAGGTGCAGTGATGGGGC
Coding sequences:
- the LOC130262022 gene encoding uncharacterized protein LOC130262022, coding for MSLHYKNYLAWIQSQGEKAAFTSATDSSSLVQAGGPEQRQDLRMNVQALTVTTLLLVLLCPSGALGLQASNLERQAGAGGPGEAPWPPGDGGDKLPGQGSERSHALAKAWKAMREAQPGSRSSKAMAKALQGRGEQLPPGKPWRLPGQPSRSRTARLSHQLSDFGKFNSDTHSCHSIQSQPCQKPSDCGGCLGLYTCKLPAGTCSLKSVSRQTGGFLQSLQSP